GCTATTGCTTTTGTTTGTAGTCATATAGTGTATCACTTGTGCAGTTCCCTCATAAATGGCAAATCTCGCTGGTGGCTTTGTTCTACACTTTCTCAATGGTTATTTATACCAAAGTTGATTTGCTCGCCGTATTTTGAAGTGCGCAACAGATCGCTTAATTTCCCAAATGTGCGTGGATCGCTGCAGTCACGCGCGGTCACTAAGTggtcgtttttttttgttgccaaTATCTTTTGGATGGGCTCAGGCGCCGTGAACAAGTTGTCGGGGTTAATTAAAATTGAGCATTTGTGCGCTACGCTTTTGTTGCTGCTCAATGACATTTGTAGAAAAGGGATTGTGTTCTCTGCAATCATTTTTGAGTTTGAACTTGAATCTTGaacaagaaaaaggaaaatgacGGAAACCGCTACTACCAACCCAATTATAGCaaatacaattaataataacaagTTTGAATGGTTATACTTTTGAATAGTAATAATTCTGAGTCATATTCTGGTGGTGGCTTCTTATTTTATGATGTTGTCCTTTTTCATAATTTTCTTCTTAAATCAGTTCttcatgttttatgtttttttttgcagctttGCAGCTGAGAGGTAAAGGAATCCACTCAGTGCAATCCAGTGCAGTGCAGAAGCAGGGGCACGCAGGTGGTTTTTCTGTGGAGTAAAGACATCTGGGGAAGAGAGCTTTGAGGGAATCCTGATCCACTGAACCACATCCCACAGAAACAAGCAGGGTGCATCTACAATGCCCAGACGGCATTACAGGATGGATCCAGAATGAGCATATGTGAGAATTCCTCGCATTGTCAGAAAACCAATGGTAATGAAAATCCAAAGACTTTTTCTATAATTGAGGACTGACCTGACACATACTTGACGCGTTTTGGATatcttaaaatacatattttcgtAAACAAATTTAGTGTACAAATGAGTTAAATATTTCAGACTGCATAAACTATTCTTTTAAAGACCAACGCGGCATATTTTGTATGAGATTCCCTTGAAGCCAGCAAGTGGCCACCTTAGTAATAAAAGTGCCTGCAAGCTTTGGGCTGAATCTTTTCCAATGTTCAAGTCATTTGGATGTCTTGACTCAGTCTAAGTGGCATGGTGGAGTGAACCATTCCAACCACACTTTAAACTGGTGAGATGTAAATTTTTAGAGAGCTCCCTGCCTCTTCATGAGCAGCTCCTGGTGTGTCCCTCTAGCATCAGGTGAATCAGAGGTCATTCTGCCTGAGTTGGTTTAAGTGGACATCAGAGAGCATGACTGTGATCTCAAGGACAGTTTAGTTCCAGCCAAATACTGGGTAACACTTTGCAGGCCACCTTCTCTCATTTCAACAGGCTCGCCACCCGTGCTGGATGCCAAAACAATAAACACATGCTTGAGAAAGGCCAAAAACACCACCAGTGTCGATCCATTCTTTCCCATTTGCCAGCAGGTTTTTTGAACCCTCTTTCACTTCAGAACAACCTCGTCTGATCTTCTTCACGTGTCTTCAACAGACAGTCCCCTGGGGTGACATTTCCGCGACTCTGTGAGGGCAGGGAAGAGGAACaaggctctgtgtgtgtgatctAGCCGCTGGGTTGTAGCGGAGCGCAACTGGATGGATTTCTTTGCACGACGCCCCAGCCTTCACTCCCATCAGGCCAGCTGCACTCCCATGATCCTCTGCTGCTGAAACTCTTTTTTATGTTGTGGTGATTTCAGCCTGTGCCTTCAGAGGATTTCAAATTGATGCCCAGCCCCAGAATACGCCCAGGGTCCCCCATCGGCAAAGCTGTGAATGCCCTTCTGGCCCTGCCACGGTAGAGGGGTGAAGGCCGCAGGTATGGAGGCACTGGCCCGTTCGCCGTCCTGGCTGTGCGGCGAGCTGGACCTGAGCCCGGAACCTGGGGTCCTGGTGCTGGACTGCCGCCCGCGGGAGATGTACGAGGCTCTGCGGGTGGTGGGCGCCATCAGCGTGGCCATACCGTCCATCCTGCTGAGGAGGCTGAGGCGTGGGCAGCTCACGGTGCCCTCGCTCATCCGCTGCCCCGAGGAGAGGGAGGGCTTCGCCAGCCGCTGCGCCACTCACGCCGTGCTGCTGTACGACGAGGGCCGCGAGGCGGGTCCCAGCGGGGGCCCCACCgccctggaggaggaggaggactcAGTGATGGCGGTCATGCTCCACACTCTCAGGAAAGACGGCTGTCAGGTGTACTACCTGAAAGGTGAGTCCAGTTACTGGCACCCAGTACTGGGCACTCCAACTCCACTGTTTCTGGACCCAAAGTCCTACCATCCTCTCCgtttcctgttttctttctgtaagGAAGGTGTTTTGATGAAGGCTGCCTGAGTATTATATGACAATGCTGTGGAGTATGTATAGAAACGCTCCATGATCTGTGGGCCATAGTTTGATTGCATACTGAAGGAAactagggtggcatggtggtacagtgatTAGCATCGCTAGCTCATAGCACTGCAGTCTTTGGTTCTATTGTGGACCtggggtgttgtctgtgtggagtttgcatgttctccctgtgttcacatgggtttcctttgggcgctctggtttcctcccacaatccaaagacatcctggtgggttaattggcttctggaaaaattggctaCTTGCGTcttgccctgtaatggactggcatcctatccagggtgtatcctgccttgtgcccgtggCTTgtcgggataggctctggctcccctgcgatcCTGTGCTGGATGAAGTGGTTGGAAAGTGGATGGAACACAGCAATATTTTTACCGTTCCAACAacaatattttttgctttttcaatgTGTAAAAAGCAGAAACTAAGGCTAGTAGCACCTACATCTGGGAAATATGGACCCCCTTGAAAAGGAGATGATGCATCTCAAAAggttttattatattaaatgtaaattaaatgaaatgtgtGGGGCTATTGGGATGATTCAGGTTGTATAAGCCCCCTCAGCTCTAATCTGGCCTATACAAAGTGAGCAGGACTTGTAGATCATGTcctctttttaaagtaaaaaatactcaCTTGCTGTTATGTGCTTCATTGTTTTAGTGATTGACAgctcacttactgtactgtacacgtGAGACAGATTCTAGGCCCCTCCTAAcaatgcaattttttttctgctttctgaTGTTCCCTAACAAAgggaacattaaaaataaattgtttcacCATTAGGCCTAGAATAGAAAGCCTTCAGCAACAGGGTGGCAATTAAAAGCATTTGGCATGTGTTTTTCGAAAGGTAATCTAATGCACGATTCCTCCTCTGTTAGAACAATCAGAGAGCGTAAGAGGCTTTAAAACGCGAGGCTTTAAAAAAGCACTTGAAATGTAAATAGGAACTGCAGGAGCCAAAAGAATATGACTAACACAATTGCCTGTGCTCTACCGGGAACAGCAGTGCAGATTTAAAAGTTTTGCAATCCTGTTTATATGCTAGAAAGCCCCAACAGCATGCGGTTAATGTCATCTACTTTGTCGTCCCATTTCAGTTCTGTTTTGCGGGACatccttttttgttgtttgttgggCCTTCTTTCTCTGTCTTTACTTCCACTTTGGCAACTTTAATATTCTCGCTGGTTATTCCAGGAAATGTGGTGAACCATCTGCAGTGAGCTCTCAAAGTGCCTTTTTTCACAAAACTCATTTCAGACTGTACTGCGCCACACTCACAGCTTCATTGCCTTTGTCTTTATTTCTGTAGTGGTCGGTGATCTGGGATCATTCCTGTCTTTGAGGGTTGCTCTGTGAAAAAAACGATTGTATAGCGTTGCACTGTAAAGACACCTATTACGTTTTAAATTAACtaagaaagagaaataaaaagtgTAGTATTCTTCAGTCTGGAATGAagatggtactgtacatacagtacataaatatgcTGTAGGCCAGTAATATTCATTCCAGATCCTGCGAGCTGCTGTCCACAAGGTTTTATAGGTAACTCATAATTTTCAGTGAGTAAAGACTTGGAAACATTAATAACAGAGACAGATCTATTAAGTGAACAATTGATTCAAAAATGTAGTTCATGGTCCAGGGAAGAAGGCAAACCAGAAGATACTGCGATTGTTCAGGACTAGGAGTGAATATCAGTGCTATAGGCTATCAATTATAACAGTTCACTGCACAAGAGCATCAGCGATGCATATCATAAAACTGAGAGGAAAAAGAGTTTTCAACTTCCCTCACTTAGAATGGCATAATACATTAGGGAGAAGAGAAGCCATAATAAGATGGGTTTCAATGTTAACAACtgtcatctgaaaaaaaataattgtgggCACTTCTTATACAgtgtcattcccacctgtgtctgttcatcatCACCCAATCAACCAGTAAGAGCAGATAAGTTAGAAATCGTGGCAAACAAGTTGAGGAGAGTCTGTGTACAGTGGAGTATGCTGAAGTTGTTGGACATAGCCCCCCTGAAGTACGTTATGTTACAAGAATACAATGTGCCAAAATAgtgttaattttaaacactttgctcaGTCACCACATGTCAAAAATAGATACTGATGCTGGAAAGAGTTTGAAGTAGAGTGGCCTGAGTAATGACTGGTCTTAAGACCAGTGAAAATTACTGTAAAGGAATTGATCTCCAaggtcatttttaaaacatgaaaacaaaggGTGTTCAACAACAAGCGAGGAGCATGGCATCTCAGCTGGAAATGAAGAGGTGATTCTTTTGCGGCTGAAAACAGGATTTCTTTGCACAGAGTGTTTGCGGGTCTTTTAATTGAACTGCCCACGGAAGTTCTTAAAGCTGGTCCTTCCATGAATAAACCAGATTAGATTTTGGGTGCAATTAGGAATTGAATGAGCAAGACGAGTCGTGCCATTTGAAaccttttatgtgtttttaagcagacCCAGAAGGTGTTTATAGGGTTTTCTTATAATTATTTACAAGGTTTAGAATAACTACAAAGCAATGCATGTAGCATGATATAAATTACTGATTATCAGTGACAAAGTGTTTCCAGTGttaattatactgtaatactttaGTCACTGTAGAAATGACTAAGGGACAGGTCAGCTTTAGGTTGTCTGAAATAAGGGAGAGCTTTTCAGAATGTTGATTACGTTCTGGACAAAGATGGATGTCAATAGCTTTCGTTAcatgctgaaatatttttgcaacattcttttaagaaaaaatcttGCTAAAGTACATGTGTagttaatttaattaacttGAAGATACTATGCATGTTCAGGGTTAGAAAAATAAGGGCTAGAGTTAGGGggttaaaaaagataaaagaaatTTGGATGACTGGTAAAACTTTGGCAACTGTACAAAAGGCACAAATGCCTTTTTGAAACCTAAGGTGCCCTTTTTATATGCATCATCATTAACAATTAACCTCAGTTCTGATGGCAAATTTTCTAAATTTAGTAAAAGATCAACAATGCGTgaaaactgaaagtaaaggCCCTTAGCCACAGTTGTGTTTGGGTGTGGGCTGTGTTTTAGGTGCAGGCACTaaaagaaagatttaaaatgGCTCAGTGGCTCTGTTAGGCTCTGATCTCTCTGCGTTTCCTCTTTCAGGTGGTTTTCAGATGTTCCACAGATTGTACCCACAGCACTGTGAGAGTGGTACCAGTGTATCTGCCCGTTGGCTTGCCCCCCCTGCCTCAGTG
This genomic window from Lepisosteus oculatus isolate fLepOcu1 chromosome 2, fLepOcu1.hap2, whole genome shotgun sequence contains:
- the LOC102687608 gene encoding dual specificity protein phosphatase 7 isoform X2, translated to MPFWPCHGRGVKAAGMEALARSPSWLCGELDLSPEPGVLVLDCRPREMYEALRVVGAISVAIPSILLRRLRRGQLTVPSLIRCPEEREGFASRCATHAVLLYDEGREAGPSGGPTALEEEEDSVMAVMLHTLRKDGCQVYYLKGGFQMFHRLYPQHCESGTSVSARWLAPPASVLGLGGLRLGSLGSDGDSDPDRDPLSGTGPESDNPSPSSQPPFPVQILPNLYLGCAKHSADRDTLSKLGIRYILNVTPNLPNIFEKNGDFRYKQIPISDHWSQNLSQFFPEAIQFIGKGLSLHMSLGTSYKAVRTGH